A single window of Arcobacter venerupis DNA harbors:
- a CDS encoding flavodoxin: protein MNIGIFCGTAGGTSMAVAKALAKEFDVDEIINMEEDFDNVDQLLEYDILFLGSSTWGQGDVHHSWVDPILEIESDNIDFSGKTVAFFGAGDCVKHGEHFCSALGKLYKTFTKAGANAVGFVPVDGYKYEFSLAQMDDKLCGLAIDNHNEKGKTKERIKNWIETLKDEVDL from the coding sequence ATGAATATTGGAATATTTTGTGGAACAGCTGGTGGAACATCAATGGCTGTTGCTAAAGCACTAGCAAAAGAGTTTGATGTTGATGAAATTATAAATATGGAAGAAGATTTTGACAATGTTGATCAACTTCTAGAGTATGACATTTTATTTTTAGGAAGTTCAACTTGGGGACAAGGTGATGTTCACCACTCATGGGTTGATCCAATTCTAGAAATAGAGTCTGATAATATTGATTTCTCTGGAAAAACTGTTGCATTTTTTGGAGCAGGGGATTGTGTAAAACATGGTGAGCATTTCTGCTCAGCACTGGGAAAACTTTACAAAACATTCACAAAAGCTGGAGCTAATGCAGTTGGATTTGTTCCAGTAGATGGTTATAAATATGAGTTCTCTTTAGCTCAAATGGATGATAAACTTTGTGGTTTAGCAATAGATAACCATAATGAAAAAGGTAAAACAAAAGAGAGAATTAAGAACTGGATTGAAACATTAAAAGATGAAGTAGACTTATAA
- a CDS encoding ankyrin repeat domain-containing protein encodes MTTLLKEWLIQNEYPINDLNAVGKYGNSPLMKASREANIVIVDELLSLNADLNIKNVDGNSALWNACFGNSYECFEALVKAGIDIDSQNVNDVTALMYCASAGKDDFVELLLKHNARTDFESLDGFKAIDLAVTPKIVKLLKNANLS; translated from the coding sequence ATGACAACTCTATTAAAAGAGTGGCTTATCCAAAATGAATATCCAATTAATGATTTAAATGCCGTAGGGAAATATGGAAATTCTCCACTTATGAAAGCAAGTAGAGAAGCTAATATCGTAATAGTTGATGAATTATTATCTTTAAATGCCGATTTAAATATCAAAAATGTAGATGGAAATTCAGCACTTTGGAATGCCTGTTTTGGGAACTCTTATGAATGTTTTGAAGCTTTGGTAAAAGCTGGAATTGATATAGATTCACAAAATGTAAATGATGTGACTGCATTAATGTATTGTGCAAGTGCTGGAAAAGATGATTTTGTAGAATTACTTTTAAAACACAATGCAAGAACTGACTTTGAAAGCTTAGATGGATTTAAAGCAATCGATTTAGCTGTAACTCCAAAAATTGTAAAACTACTAAAAAATGCAAATTTATCATGA
- the nifN gene encoding nitrogenase iron-molybdenum cofactor biosynthesis protein NifN — MEAISAKPLQLNPIKLSQPMGAMLCFLGIKNCMPLMHGAQGCASFSKVFFTRHFNDPIAVQTTAVNDITAVIDGGDYAISESIKNITAKVKPDLVGLFTTGLTETKGDDIKGASKLVEDIQQMVYVNTPDFEGSIESGFSKSIEAIIQQLVQSSSEIDSNKALIIPNVNLKPIEVEKIKDTISLFGYEVFSLPDLSESLDGHLGLKQGALTSGGISVEDIKKLGSSSLVFTIGKSVEKCGEKILEKNPNIKLFHFDSLGGLEASDKFFKILCKVKNISQPHPSIVRWRKRHQDALLDTHFVIGSANVVIALEPDQAISVANTIIEAGAHIKAIVTTHRNDLLDEIPCDNLMIGDFEDVESFLHESDLVISNFHAERLAIKHKKALLVRGYPDFESLGNQLKNDILYEGSSYLLFELANLINHHKLGVENEH, encoded by the coding sequence ATGGAAGCAATATCAGCAAAACCTTTACAATTAAATCCAATAAAATTATCTCAACCAATGGGAGCAATGTTATGCTTCTTAGGTATAAAAAACTGTATGCCTTTAATGCACGGTGCTCAAGGCTGTGCTTCTTTTTCTAAAGTATTTTTCACAAGACATTTTAATGACCCAATCGCAGTTCAAACAACAGCTGTAAATGATATTACAGCTGTTATTGATGGTGGAGATTATGCCATTTCTGAGAGTATTAAAAATATCACTGCAAAGGTAAAACCTGATTTAGTGGGACTCTTTACAACTGGTCTTACTGAAACAAAAGGTGATGACATTAAGGGTGCAAGTAAACTTGTTGAAGATATTCAACAAATGGTTTATGTAAATACTCCTGATTTTGAAGGCTCAATTGAGAGTGGTTTTTCAAAATCTATTGAAGCAATAATTCAACAATTAGTTCAATCTTCAAGTGAAATTGACTCAAATAAAGCTCTAATAATCCCAAATGTAAATTTAAAACCAATAGAAGTGGAAAAAATCAAAGATACTATCTCTTTATTTGGTTATGAAGTTTTTTCACTTCCAGATTTAAGTGAATCACTTGATGGTCATTTAGGATTAAAACAAGGTGCACTAACAAGTGGTGGAATATCTGTGGAGGATATTAAAAAACTAGGCAGTTCTTCACTTGTTTTTACAATTGGTAAAAGTGTAGAAAAATGTGGTGAAAAAATTCTTGAAAAAAATCCAAATATAAAACTATTTCACTTTGATTCTTTAGGTGGATTAGAAGCAAGTGATAAATTCTTCAAAATCTTATGCAAAGTAAAAAATATTTCTCAACCACATCCTTCAATTGTAAGGTGGAGAAAAAGACACCAAGATGCACTTTTAGATACTCACTTTGTTATTGGAAGCGCAAATGTTGTAATTGCCCTTGAGCCTGACCAAGCTATTAGTGTAGCAAATACAATCATTGAAGCAGGGGCTCATATTAAAGCCATAGTAACCACTCATAGAAATGATTTATTAGATGAAATTCCATGTGATAATCTTATGATTGGGGATTTTGAAGATGTGGAATCATTTTTGCATGAGAGTGATTTAGTTATATCAAATTTTCATGCAGAAAGACTTGCAATTAAACACAAAAAAGCCTTGTTAGTTCGTGGTTATCCTGATTTTGAAAGCTTAGGAAACCAACTAAAAAATGACATTTTATATGAGGGAAGCTCATATTTGCTTTTTGAATTAGCAAATTTGATAAATCATCATAAATTAGGAGTTGAAAATGAGCATTAA
- a CDS encoding PAS domain-containing protein gives MKEEIKLNRNTMIVSETNEKGIIVYANDDFCSIAGYTKDELIGQPHNMVRHPDMPKAAFEDLWKTIQSGNVWKGIVKNKTKNGDFYWVNATAYPSKTHDGKIRYISVRVSPTQDEIRNAEFLYKSLK, from the coding sequence ATGAAAGAGGAAATAAAACTAAATAGAAACACTATGATTGTTTCTGAAACTAATGAAAAAGGTATCATTGTTTATGCAAATGATGACTTCTGCTCTATTGCTGGTTACACAAAAGATGAACTAATTGGTCAGCCTCATAATATGGTTAGGCATCCCGATATGCCAAAAGCTGCTTTTGAAGATTTATGGAAAACTATTCAATCTGGTAACGTCTGGAAGGGAATAGTAAAAAACAAGACAAAAAATGGTGATTTTTATTGGGTAAATGCAACTGCATATCCATCTAAAACTCATGATGGGAAAATACGATATATTTCAGTAAGAGTTAGTCCAACTCAAGATGAAATAAGAAATGCAGAATTTTTATATAAATCACTAAAATAA
- a CDS encoding SagB/ThcOx family dehydrogenase, with protein MQIYHDQTDINQKKYFNQANFIDYRTQPRAYKKYPHFYQRFNLDDYEELKFIKNFGKITATKTYGKEKVDLRANPSAGGLYPCEIYIQIRAVKGFISGIYHYEALENNLTLIHELSNDGVEFYFKEKVQRKFVILISNAYFRSVWKYEKRAIRYLLLDTGHQLGSIISALELTDLEYEIDFNFDKNSLNEEFSFDNYESFYTSITVKSDKTNEPKKLRSPIINISACDYQLKELFVENFYKDCQKDEYEKIPNINLLNDIQNEQLENAINNRRSIRAFINESISEEDFLFITKNIFDFANKFGIEIYFVNNNIQGISKGLYKNVSLIKQGDFKDKMTNLALNQKLSGQSSFTLIFTSKVGHNYFYCYILTGFIAHILYLRATTLNLNCSGIGAYFDDSCKDFLETKNNIFYLFAIGK; from the coding sequence ATGCAAATTTATCATGACCAAACTGATATAAATCAAAAAAAGTATTTTAATCAAGCAAACTTTATAGATTATAGAACTCAACCCAGAGCTTATAAAAAATATCCTCATTTTTATCAAAGATTTAATCTTGATGATTATGAGGAGTTAAAATTTATAAAAAACTTCGGGAAAATCACCGCAACAAAAACCTATGGAAAAGAAAAAGTTGATTTAAGGGCAAATCCAAGTGCTGGAGGCTTATATCCTTGTGAGATTTATATTCAGATTCGTGCTGTAAAAGGTTTCATAAGTGGAATTTATCACTATGAAGCACTTGAAAACAATCTTACTTTAATTCATGAATTAAGTAATGATGGAGTTGAATTTTATTTTAAAGAAAAAGTTCAAAGAAAATTTGTAATTTTAATCTCAAATGCTTATTTTAGAAGCGTATGGAAATATGAAAAAAGAGCAATAAGATACCTTTTACTTGATACTGGTCACCAATTAGGCTCAATTATTTCAGCTTTAGAATTAACAGATTTAGAGTACGAGATTGATTTTAATTTTGATAAAAACAGTTTAAATGAAGAGTTTTCCTTTGATAATTATGAATCTTTTTATACAAGTATCACTGTAAAATCTGATAAAACAAACGAACCAAAAAAACTAAGGTCACCAATAATAAATATATCTGCTTGTGATTATCAATTAAAAGAACTTTTTGTAGAAAATTTTTATAAAGATTGTCAAAAAGATGAATATGAAAAAATACCAAATATAAACTTACTAAATGATATTCAAAATGAACAACTTGAAAATGCCATAAATAATAGACGTTCAATCAGAGCATTTATAAATGAATCCATTTCAGAAGAGGATTTTTTATTTATTACAAAAAATATTTTTGATTTTGCAAATAAATTTGGCATTGAAATATATTTTGTTAATAATAATATTCAAGGGATAAGTAAAGGTCTTTACAAAAATGTAAGCTTAATAAAACAAGGTGATTTCAAAGATAAAATGACAAATCTTGCCTTAAATCAAAAACTCTCAGGCCAAAGCTCCTTTACACTGATTTTTACAAGTAAAGTTGGTCACAACTACTTCTATTGCTATATTCTTACAGGTTTTATTGCTCATATTTTATATTTAAGAGCAACAACTTTGAACTTGAATTGTAGTGGAATTGGTGCATATTTTGATGATTCTTGTAAAGATTTTTTAGAGACAAAAAACAATATTTTTTATCTTTTTGCCATAGGAAAATAA
- a CDS encoding PAS domain-containing sensor histidine kinase produces MNTQQINLLSTLFNESLDAILILDLKTQKFILYNQTALDLYNYSEEEIKQITPKDLTLEFMTNEEMGERQKNIVEKGWDKFTTKHKTKDGKALDVLIKSKKIELNQETPLLYITIINLGKEQKLEQEFETIFYSSKDGIATIDLDGNFIKFNDSFKQLSEYTYNELINIPTFQLFPQASKEKIQELINQVIKEKYIENFEATFITKYGKSMIIYITMNLMPNQKEILLIIKNFTLLKLIELEKKFKSLNELIQNISHQWKQPLSTISIIASGIKLQRELNLYDISNLDNDMSKIVEITNYLSNIINNFDDMAFETFGKAYSICQLISEILHEMKKNFEKNHIKIITNYKVDNKIYIDKFKFSEAIKNILNNSIEAFIETNVENRVIIIKTESINNHLNLKIQDNAGGIDEKILSKIIEPYFTTKHQSQGTGLGLTNTYKTIVEMHKYLLSFDNSEMLFENKNYKSLNVTITF; encoded by the coding sequence ATGAATACTCAACAAATCAATCTATTATCTACTTTATTTAATGAATCCCTTGATGCTATTTTAATTCTTGATTTAAAAACACAAAAATTTATCTTGTATAACCAAACAGCTTTAGATTTATATAACTATTCAGAAGAAGAGATTAAACAAATCACTCCGAAAGATTTAACTTTAGAATTTATGACTAATGAAGAGATGGGGGAAAGACAAAAAAATATTGTTGAAAAAGGTTGGGATAAATTTACAACTAAACATAAAACAAAAGATGGAAAAGCGCTAGATGTTTTAATCAAAAGTAAAAAGATTGAACTAAACCAAGAGACTCCATTGTTATATATAACCATTATTAATTTAGGAAAAGAACAAAAATTAGAACAAGAGTTTGAAACAATATTTTATAGTTCAAAAGATGGAATTGCTACCATTGATTTAGATGGTAATTTTATAAAGTTTAATGACTCATTTAAACAATTAAGTGAATATACTTATAATGAACTTATTAATATTCCAACTTTTCAACTATTCCCACAAGCAAGTAAAGAAAAAATTCAAGAACTAATAAATCAAGTAATTAAAGAAAAATATATCGAAAATTTTGAGGCAACTTTTATTACAAAATATGGAAAATCAATGATTATTTATATTACGATGAATTTAATGCCAAATCAAAAAGAGATTTTATTAATTATCAAGAATTTTACTCTTTTAAAACTCATAGAATTAGAGAAAAAGTTTAAATCACTAAATGAATTAATTCAAAATATTTCACACCAATGGAAACAACCATTAAGTACAATTTCAATTATTGCTAGTGGAATTAAACTACAAAGAGAACTAAATTTATATGATATTTCAAATTTAGATAATGATATGAGCAAAATTGTAGAAATTACAAATTATTTATCAAATATAATTAATAATTTTGACGATATGGCTTTTGAAACTTTCGGAAAGGCTTATAGTATTTGTCAACTAATCAGTGAAATTTTACATGAAATGAAAAAAAATTTCGAAAAAAATCATATAAAAATAATAACAAACTATAAAGTTGATAATAAAATTTATATAGATAAATTTAAATTTTCTGAAGCAATTAAAAATATTCTAAATAATTCAATTGAAGCATTTATTGAAACCAATGTTGAAAATAGAGTAATTATAATAAAAACTGAAAGTATAAATAATCATCTTAACCTAAAAATCCAAGATAATGCAGGTGGGATTGATGAAAAGATACTTTCAAAAATAATTGAACCATATTTCACAACAAAACATCAAAGTCAAGGTACAGGATTAGGATTAACCAACACATATAAAACTATTGTTGAAATGCATAAATACTTACTA
- a CDS encoding RNA polymerase factor sigma-54 has product MAQTLSISTAQKQNLNLSLKLWLPMLQTSIQDLESYLTNLSYENPFLEVTKSKDFYSNFTSNGTSGEFIESLAFYTKSLNDKISEQIENETLFPTPNSQKVALEILCDIDENGYFDGDIEKIAITCNVYKEYVESIRQRFARLEPSGVGALNLQESFLFQLDSFDKKIDDELYNFTKKIIKDIAHVDKYASHHRFNDAKDIIKYFNNPPAIDYINDNVQVVPDFFIEINEDIDIKINNAYYPDIKVKNPFITKNENIKEKLKEAKDLVNLLNLRKSTLYKIVLIIVEKQISFFVGGELRPFSMQEIAAELGFAESTISRAVANKYVECNLGIFPLKFFFSNAVDKDLSSSQIKSYIKSLVDYENKEEPLTDESILEFIETKFNLKMVRRTITKYRKILDIPSSKERKKLYKVENL; this is encoded by the coding sequence ATGGCACAAACACTTTCAATATCAACTGCTCAAAAGCAGAATTTAAATCTATCATTAAAGTTGTGGCTTCCAATGCTACAGACATCAATCCAAGATTTAGAATCGTACTTGACAAATTTGTCATACGAAAATCCCTTTTTGGAAGTAACAAAATCGAAAGATTTTTATAGTAATTTTACTTCAAATGGTACAAGTGGAGAGTTTATTGAATCACTAGCTTTTTATACAAAATCTTTGAATGATAAAATTAGTGAACAAATTGAAAATGAAACACTATTTCCAACTCCAAATTCACAAAAAGTTGCACTTGAAATCTTGTGTGATATTGATGAAAATGGATATTTTGATGGAGATATAGAAAAAATAGCGATTACTTGTAATGTTTATAAAGAGTATGTTGAATCAATTAGACAAAGATTTGCAAGATTAGAACCAAGTGGTGTTGGCGCTTTAAATCTTCAAGAGTCTTTCTTATTTCAATTAGATTCATTTGATAAAAAAATTGATGATGAATTATATAATTTCACAAAAAAAATTATAAAAGATATTGCACATGTTGATAAATATGCAAGTCATCATAGATTTAATGATGCAAAAGATATTATTAAATATTTTAATAATCCACCAGCAATTGATTATATAAATGATAATGTTCAAGTTGTTCCAGATTTTTTCATAGAAATAAATGAAGACATAGATATAAAAATAAATAATGCCTATTATCCAGATATAAAAGTAAAAAATCCATTTATTACAAAAAATGAAAATATAAAAGAAAAACTAAAAGAAGCAAAAGATTTAGTAAATTTACTAAATTTGCGAAAATCAACCCTTTATAAAATTGTTTTAATTATTGTAGAAAAACAAATATCTTTTTTTGTTGGAGGAGAGTTAAGACCTTTTTCTATGCAAGAAATAGCAGCTGAATTAGGATTTGCAGAATCAACAATAAGTAGAGCAGTAGCAAATAAATATGTAGAATGTAACTTAGGGATTTTCCCACTTAAATTCTTTTTTTCAAATGCTGTTGATAAGGATTTATCTTCTTCTCAAATAAAAAGTTATATAAAAAGTTTAGTTGATTATGAAAATAAAGAAGAACCTTTAACTGACGAAAGTATTTTAGAATTTATAGAGACTAAATTTAATCTTAAAATGGTGAGAAGAACCATAACTAAATATAGAAAAATATTAGATATACCATCTTCAAAAGAGAGAAAAAAACTCTACAAGGTAGAAAATCTATAA
- a CDS encoding nitrogenase-stabilizing/protective protein NifW, whose amino-acid sequence MQSVNDFYKLRDTEDFFNFFGLEFDQKLINVKRFHMMKEYGSLIKKGLDSITDENKLLEFLKFSLLRVYGDYKTGHSPSAADVWNMYETGKLDGCSSCGTATTGTTQGGSCGC is encoded by the coding sequence ATGCAAAGTGTAAATGATTTTTATAAACTAAGAGATACAGAAGATTTCTTTAATTTTTTTGGTCTTGAATTTGATCAAAAATTAATAAATGTAAAAAGATTTCATATGATGAAAGAGTATGGAAGTCTAATTAAAAAGGGGCTTGACTCTATTACAGATGAAAATAAACTTTTAGAATTTCTAAAATTCTCACTACTTAGAGTTTATGGTGACTATAAAACTGGTCACTCTCCAAGTGCTGCCGATGTTTGGAATATGTATGAAACTGGTAAATTAGATGGTTGTTCATCATGTGGAACAGCAACTACTGGAACTACTCAAGGAGGAAGTTGTGGGTGTTAA
- a CDS encoding nitrogenase component 1: MVNKKLIRELLSESDCSHNKTKKSSCDKPKPGATSGGCAFEGAQISLFPFADVIHLVHSPATCIGASWETRQTLTSHKGENNTVMGYTTDVNTNDIIFGGDKKLEESIDYIVENKKPKGIFVYETCVTAMIGDDMDNVCGRMEKKHGIPIVVIHSPGFVGGKNLGSRLGGESVLHQLIGTKEPEEIHPFGINLIGEYNVTGDMWQYTPLLEKIGIKVISTLAGDGRIENIQMAHTAKLNVIVCAKSLISLTRKMQEKYQIPYISISFYGKRDTSNAIRSIVNAFGDEALTARAEALIAEEEAKLEEILIPYRKILEGKKAILNTGGNKTWSIASALQDIGVDVVATSVQKATLEDKEICAQYVKILITNPGVEQAQLIDEHKIDILLAGGRSLYTAIKKKVAFVDVNQEKKVSYGAYAGLVNLAIDVCNAVNNKVFKVVGAPEPWLDK, encoded by the coding sequence ATGGTAAATAAAAAATTAATTCGAGAACTCTTGAGCGAAAGCGATTGCTCACATAATAAAACAAAAAAATCTTCATGTGATAAACCAAAACCAGGAGCAACAAGTGGTGGTTGTGCATTTGAGGGAGCACAAATTTCACTTTTTCCATTTGCAGATGTTATTCATTTAGTTCATTCACCTGCAACTTGTATAGGAGCTTCATGGGAAACTAGACAAACTCTTACTTCTCATAAAGGGGAAAATAACACAGTTATGGGTTACACAACTGATGTTAATACAAATGACATCATTTTTGGTGGAGATAAAAAACTTGAAGAGTCTATTGATTATATAGTTGAAAATAAAAAACCAAAAGGTATTTTTGTATATGAAACTTGTGTTACAGCCATGATTGGTGATGACATGGACAATGTTTGTGGAAGAATGGAAAAGAAACATGGTATTCCAATTGTTGTTATTCACTCTCCTGGTTTCGTTGGTGGTAAAAATTTAGGTTCAAGACTTGGTGGAGAATCAGTTTTACACCAATTAATTGGAACAAAAGAACCTGAAGAGATTCATCCTTTTGGAATAAATTTAATTGGTGAATACAATGTTACAGGTGATATGTGGCAATACACACCACTTTTAGAAAAAATAGGGATAAAAGTAATTTCAACACTAGCAGGTGATGGAAGAATAGAAAATATTCAAATGGCTCATACAGCAAAGTTAAATGTTATTGTTTGTGCAAAATCACTAATTTCATTAACTAGAAAAATGCAAGAGAAATATCAAATTCCATATATCTCTATCTCATTTTATGGTAAACGTGACACATCAAATGCAATAAGAAGTATTGTAAATGCTTTTGGTGATGAAGCACTAACAGCTCGAGCTGAAGCTTTAATTGCAGAAGAAGAAGCAAAACTTGAAGAGATTTTAATCCCTTATAGAAAAATATTAGAGGGTAAAAAAGCTATTTTAAATACAGGTGGAAATAAAACTTGGTCGATAGCTTCTGCTTTACAAGATATAGGAGTTGATGTTGTTGCAACTAGCGTTCAAAAAGCAACTTTAGAAGATAAAGAGATTTGTGCACAATATGTAAAAATCCTAATAACAAACCCAGGAGTTGAACAAGCTCAATTAATAGATGAACATAAAATTGATATTTTACTAGCAGGTGGAAGAAGTTTATATACAGCTATTAAGAAGAAAGTAGCCTTTGTAGATGTAAACCAAGAGAAAAAAGTATCTTATGGAGCATATGCAGGACTTGTAAATCTAGCAATTGATGTTTGTAATGCCGTAAATAACAAAGTATTTAAAGTGGTAGGTGCACCTGAACCTTGGTTAGATAAATAG
- a CDS encoding redoxin domain-containing protein — MEVTYKNKNYTLGKKDRKVEGEAPAVRVKMVNNEDKVIGLMAPAVQVMITLNDINKYSSEIHKVINTTKRKVNAYIITSSDEEQIEDIAEKFALEKDFISNDFKNFSLKFGVNIDDSMLANSIFVIDKEGVIKYKEIPSDLEEDFKVDDFSITLNEVVNFKPTGHTHENWMGI; from the coding sequence ATGGAAGTTACATACAAAAATAAAAACTATACTTTAGGAAAAAAAGATAGAAAAGTTGAAGGTGAAGCACCTGCTGTTAGAGTGAAAATGGTTAATAATGAAGATAAAGTAATTGGTTTAATGGCTCCTGCTGTTCAAGTTATGATTACTTTAAATGATATTAATAAATATAGTAGTGAAATACATAAAGTAATAAATACAACAAAAAGAAAAGTTAATGCTTATATTATTACTTCAAGCGATGAAGAACAAATAGAAGATATTGCAGAGAAATTTGCTTTAGAAAAAGATTTTATTTCAAACGATTTTAAAAACTTTTCTCTTAAATTTGGTGTAAATATTGATGATTCAATGCTTGCAAACTCAATTTTTGTTATTGACAAAGAGGGAGTTATAAAATACAAAGAGATTCCCTCAGATTTAGAAGAAGATTTTAAAGTAGATGATTTTTCTATTACTTTAAATGAAGTTGTAAATTTTAAACCAACAGGTCACACTCACGAAAACTGGATGGGTATTTGA
- the nifX gene encoding nitrogen fixation protein NifX has product MKSIKIQTNQPTSGTVRIAFATSDLENIDSHFGSAKQFAVYEVGKESTTVCEIIKIEDKDTDKTVELLKGIDIVYFTNIGAIAAAKIINNGIFPIKYKDVVSIEEEIKKLTTMLNTNPPPFIKKIIEKKAA; this is encoded by the coding sequence ATGAAAAGTATAAAAATACAAACAAACCAACCAACAAGTGGAACTGTTAGAATTGCTTTTGCTACAAGTGATTTAGAAAATATTGACTCACACTTTGGAAGTGCAAAACAATTTGCAGTTTATGAAGTAGGTAAAGAGTCAACAACTGTTTGTGAAATCATAAAAATTGAAGATAAAGATACTGATAAAACTGTTGAATTATTAAAAGGTATAGATATTGTTTATTTTACAAATATTGGAGCAATTGCTGCTGCAAAAATTATAAACAATGGAATTTTCCCTATTAAATATAAAGATGTAGTTTCAATTGAAGAAGAAATTAAAAAATTGACAACTATGTTAAATACAAATCCACCTCCATTTATTAAAAAAATTATTGAAAAAAAGGCTGCCTAA
- a CDS encoding nitrogen fixation protein NifZ encodes MGVNHKDIVDADTILHDSVTASRSGRDEDEPKFGIGQKVKLLEDIKNDGTYPHAPVGTIMVQAGAIGYIKSIGEFLQVIRVYEVHFLDLNALIEVVGCREHELLAMEDYRDEVKEELEFMRLHREKYYSK; translated from the coding sequence GTGGGTGTTAATCATAAAGACATAGTTGATGCAGATACAATTTTACATGATAGTGTAACTGCATCAAGATCAGGTAGAGATGAAGATGAACCAAAATTTGGTATAGGTCAAAAAGTAAAACTTCTTGAAGATATTAAAAATGATGGAACATATCCTCACGCTCCTGTGGGAACTATTATGGTTCAAGCAGGTGCTATTGGTTATATAAAATCAATTGGAGAGTTTTTACAAGTAATTAGAGTTTATGAAGTCCATTTTTTAGATTTAAATGCTCTTATTGAAGTAGTTGGTTGCCGGGAACACGAACTATTAGCAATGGAAGATTATAGAGATGAAGTAAAAGAAGAGCTTGAATTCATGAGATTACATAGAGAAAAATATTACTCAAAATAG
- a CDS encoding NifX-associated nitrogen fixation protein: protein MDAKKLFIETLVGQVRALDQFGTWTGKSNEELIVEKYIRTKEDLKNIPIIADIDEMQIKDIRLIFQAVALAFEKITGVMASVVMEMSHEGFGRVVVFAGKIVLCEKFFKDAHRYSFRTYEDLEKEGEKFLINAQETYDKYKNI, encoded by the coding sequence ATGGATGCTAAAAAACTATTTATTGAAACTTTAGTTGGACAAGTAAGAGCTTTAGACCAATTCGGAACTTGGACTGGTAAAAGTAATGAAGAACTAATTGTTGAAAAATATATACGAACAAAAGAAGATTTAAAAAATATTCCTATTATTGCGGATATTGATGAGATGCAAATCAAAGATATAAGACTTATTTTTCAAGCAGTTGCACTTGCATTTGAAAAAATTACAGGTGTTATGGCTTCTGTTGTAATGGAAATGAGTCATGAAGGATTTGGAAGAGTTGTAGTTTTCGCAGGGAAAATTGTTCTTTGTGAAAAATTCTTCAAAGATGCACATAGATACTCTTTTAGAACCTATGAGGATTTAGAAAAAGAGGGTGAAAAGTTTCTTATAAATGCTCAAGAAACTTATGATAAGTATAAAAATATATAA
- a CDS encoding 2Fe-2S iron-sulfur cluster-binding protein: MTTRVEIVNDFLAINVKPGSTIQDVVEASGSALPFGCRDGECGTCLVSIEQGMEFISEINEKEKKVIAEAGAGMNIEKARLSCQMKIVKPNGVIRIKY, encoded by the coding sequence ATGACAACAAGAGTAGAAATCGTAAATGACTTTTTAGCAATTAATGTAAAACCAGGAAGTACAATTCAAGATGTTGTTGAAGCATCTGGTTCAGCTTTACCATTTGGTTGTAGAGATGGTGAATGTGGAACATGTTTAGTTTCAATTGAGCAAGGTATGGAATTTATCTCTGAAATCAATGAAAAAGAGAAAAAAGTTATTGCTGAAGCTGGTGCTGGTATGAATATTGAAAAAGCAAGATTATCTTGTCAAATGAAAATAGTTAAACCAAACGGTGTAATTAGAATTAAGTATTAA